Proteins encoded in a region of the Flavobacteriaceae bacterium HL-DH10 genome:
- a CDS encoding YHS domain-containing (seleno)protein: protein MKSLFLLLLLSTSLSFSQTTDYNTKKGFAANGYDVVAYFSNQALEGNNIYKTTYDAVEYKFVSKENLNTFKENPKKFIPQYGGYCAYAIASKAHKVAINPKTFEIKNGKLYLFYNAWGTNTLELWQKENNDTLIEKADKNWELIKFKK, encoded by the coding sequence ATGAAAAGTCTTTTTTTATTACTTTTACTAAGTACCTCCTTATCCTTTTCTCAAACTACAGATTATAACACTAAAAAAGGATTTGCAGCCAACGGTTATGATGTTGTAGCATATTTTAGCAACCAAGCTTTAGAAGGAAACAATATTTACAAAACAACATATGATGCCGTTGAATATAAATTTGTTTCAAAAGAAAACTTAAATACTTTTAAAGAAAATCCTAAAAAATTCATTCCCCAATATGGAGGATATTGCGCTTATGCTATAGCTTCAAAAGCACATAAAGTTGCTATAAACCCAAAAACCTTTGAAATAAAAAATGGCAAACTCTATCTATTTTATAACGCCTGGGGAACAAATACTTTAGAGTTATGGCAAAAAGAAAATAACGACACTTTAATAGAAAAAGCCGACAAAAACTGGGAACTCATAAAATTTAAAAAATAA
- a CDS encoding dihydroorotase translates to MKKKTILIKNVNIVNEGSIFNGDILIEGEYIKEINDSISAKSADVHVIDAEGKYLLPGAIDDQVHFREPGLTHKANIESESRAAIAGGITSFIEMPNTNPQTTTVEKLEEKFEIASKTSFANYSFMFGGTNDNLEEILKVDPKSVAGLKLFLGSSTGNMLVDDPEILEKIFKSTNMVISVHCEDEATIKKNFQEHLETYGDDIPVKCHPIIRSEEACYLSSSKAIELAKKTGARLHVFHLSTGKETSLFTNKMPLKDKKITAEVCVHHLWFSDKDYDEKGTFIKWNPAVKTEKDRDQLWKALLDDRIDVIATDHAPHTLEEKNNVYTSAPSGGPLVQHALPAMLEMFHRGKISIEKIVEKMCHNPAILFQVEKRGYVKEGYFADLVLVDLNNPWTVKKDNILYKCGWSPFEGTTFKSRITHTFLNGALVYQNAKFSDIKSAKRLTFNR, encoded by the coding sequence ATGAAGAAAAAAACGATTCTAATTAAAAATGTAAACATTGTAAACGAAGGTTCCATTTTTAATGGTGATATATTAATTGAAGGCGAATATATTAAAGAGATTAATGATTCTATAAGTGCTAAATCTGCCGATGTACATGTTATTGATGCTGAAGGTAAATATTTATTACCAGGAGCTATTGATGATCAGGTACACTTTAGAGAACCAGGGTTAACGCATAAAGCGAATATAGAATCAGAATCTAGAGCAGCCATAGCGGGAGGGATTACATCGTTTATAGAAATGCCAAATACAAATCCGCAAACGACTACAGTTGAAAAATTAGAAGAAAAGTTTGAAATAGCCTCTAAAACATCGTTTGCTAATTATTCGTTTATGTTTGGTGGAACCAATGATAACTTAGAAGAGATTTTAAAAGTAGACCCGAAATCGGTTGCTGGATTAAAATTATTTTTAGGATCTTCTACTGGAAACATGTTGGTTGACGATCCAGAAATTTTAGAAAAAATCTTCAAAAGTACCAATATGGTTATTTCGGTGCATTGTGAAGATGAAGCAACTATTAAAAAGAATTTTCAAGAGCATTTAGAAACGTATGGTGATGATATTCCTGTAAAGTGTCATCCTATTATAAGAAGTGAAGAGGCTTGTTATTTGTCATCTTCAAAAGCTATAGAATTAGCTAAAAAAACAGGGGCAAGGTTACATGTTTTTCATCTTTCAACAGGAAAAGAAACGAGTTTGTTCACAAATAAAATGCCGCTAAAAGATAAAAAAATAACTGCCGAAGTTTGTGTGCATCATTTATGGTTTAGCGATAAAGATTATGATGAAAAAGGAACATTTATTAAATGGAATCCAGCGGTGAAAACCGAAAAAGATAGAGATCAATTATGGAAGGCTTTATTAGATGATAGAATAGATGTTATTGCTACAGACCATGCGCCACATACTCTTGAAGAAAAAAACAATGTATATACAAGTGCACCATCTGGCGGACCATTAGTACAACATGCTTTACCTGCGATGCTTGAAATGTTTCATAGAGGTAAAATTTCTATAGAAAAAATAGTAGAAAAAATGTGTCATAACCCAGCTATATTATTTCAAGTAGAGAAAAGAGGTTATGTAAAAGAAGGTTATTTTGCCGACTTGGTTTTAGTAGATTTAAATAATCCATGGACTGTTAAAAAAGATAATATTCTTTATAAATGTGGGTGGTCGCCTTTTGAAGGCACAACGTTTAAATCTAGAATAACACATACATTTTTAAACGGTGCTTTAGTATATCAAAATGCTAAATTTTCTGATATAAAATCTGCTAAACGATTAACCTTTAATAGATGA
- the pckA gene encoding phosphoenolpyruvate carboxykinase (ATP): MKNYKQVTTTISLEKYGIKNAKVQYQLSPEQLHDIAIEKGQGVEASSGALAVNTGEFTGRSPKDRFIVKDAITKDLVWWGDINIPFEADAFDALYNKVANYLSEKEVFVRDCYACADEDYKLNIRVVNEYPWSNQFAYNMFLRPNEDELKDFESEWTVVNAPGFMANPEIDGTRQHNFAILNFTKKIALIGGTGYTGEIKKGIFSALNFILPVYKNTLPMHCSANVGKDGDTAIFFGLSGTGKTTLSTDPNRSLIGDDEHGWTKENTVFNFEGGCYAKVINLSRENEPEIYDAIKKGAILENVILDKNGHVNFEDTSITQNTRVSYPINHIENIQIPSIGKNPKNIFFLTADAFGVLPPISKLTPSQAAYHFISGYTAKVAGTEAGVVEPVPSFSACFGAPFMPLHPSKYAEMLSNKMIESGVNVWLVNTGWTGGSYGVGTRMKLKYTRAMINAVLNGDLGLYTYDTYHIHSVFGVAQPRSCPGVPTSVLSPRATWNDDDAYYKTAFKLTNAFRENFKKFEMHCSEEIRRGGPQRYAF; the protein is encoded by the coding sequence ATGAAAAACTACAAGCAAGTTACTACAACGATTTCGTTAGAAAAATATGGTATTAAAAATGCTAAAGTTCAATATCAATTATCCCCAGAACAACTTCATGACATTGCTATTGAAAAAGGACAAGGTGTTGAGGCATCTTCTGGAGCTTTAGCTGTTAATACGGGCGAGTTTACAGGGCGTTCTCCAAAGGATCGATTTATTGTAAAAGATGCTATTACTAAAGATCTTGTGTGGTGGGGAGATATTAATATTCCGTTTGAGGCAGATGCTTTTGATGCTTTATATAATAAGGTAGCGAACTATCTTTCTGAAAAAGAAGTTTTTGTTAGAGATTGCTATGCTTGTGCCGATGAAGATTATAAGCTAAATATCCGGGTTGTAAATGAGTATCCTTGGAGTAATCAATTTGCTTATAATATGTTTTTACGACCAAATGAGGATGAGCTAAAAGATTTTGAGTCAGAATGGACAGTAGTTAATGCTCCAGGTTTTATGGCAAACCCAGAAATTGATGGTACGCGCCAACATAATTTTGCGATTTTAAATTTTACTAAAAAAATAGCCTTAATTGGTGGAACGGGTTACACTGGTGAAATTAAAAAAGGTATTTTTTCAGCGTTAAATTTTATTCTTCCTGTATATAAAAATACTTTGCCAATGCACTGTAGTGCTAATGTTGGGAAAGATGGTGATACTGCTATTTTCTTTGGTCTTTCAGGCACAGGAAAAACAACGCTATCTACAGATCCAAATAGAAGCTTAATTGGCGATGATGAACACGGTTGGACCAAAGAAAATACAGTCTTTAATTTTGAAGGTGGTTGTTATGCAAAAGTGATTAATTTATCAAGAGAGAATGAGCCCGAAATTTATGATGCTATTAAAAAAGGTGCTATTTTAGAAAATGTTATTTTAGATAAAAACGGACATGTTAATTTTGAAGATACTTCCATAACACAAAATACTAGAGTAAGTTACCCTATAAATCACATTGAAAATATTCAGATACCTTCGATAGGTAAGAACCCAAAAAACATCTTTTTTTTAACGGCTGATGCCTTTGGAGTATTACCTCCAATTTCTAAATTAACACCAAGTCAGGCTGCATATCACTTTATCTCAGGCTATACGGCTAAAGTTGCTGGTACCGAAGCTGGTGTTGTAGAACCCGTACCTTCATTTTCGGCTTGTTTTGGAGCGCCTTTTATGCCATTACACCCTTCTAAATATGCTGAAATGTTAAGCAATAAAATGATAGAATCTGGTGTTAATGTTTGGTTGGTAAATACGGGGTGGACAGGCGGTTCTTATGGCGTTGGTACTAGAATGAAGTTAAAATATACACGTGCCATGATTAATGCCGTTTTAAATGGTGATTTAGGGTTGTATACATATGATACGTATCATATACATTCCGTTTTTGGAGTGGCGCAACCAAGATCATGTCCTGGAGTGCCAACAAGTGTTTTGAGTCCGCGAGCAACTTGGAATGATGATGACGCTTATTATAAAACAGCTTTTAAATTAACTAATGCCTTTCGAGAAAACTTTAAAAAGTTTGAAATGCATTGTAGTGAAGAAATTAGGCGTGGTGGTCCGCAGCGGTATGCGTTTTAA
- a CDS encoding DUF4296 domain-containing protein produces the protein MILKRFILGFGILLLATACYEFKKPEKPENLISKDKMVDVLIDIKLLTSANNKYRKILKDSGINHNTYVFDKHHIDSLQFALSNEYYAFHIKEYQEIYEKIKDSLERLKKIYKDLELKEEKEKIVKDSLEALMKVKALDSIKNIKIKDSLKLIMKKDTLTEILLKKKIKEEGQLISPVSSTDSQSQ, from the coding sequence ATGATTTTAAAACGATTCATATTAGGTTTCGGAATTCTTTTATTAGCGACAGCTTGTTATGAATTTAAAAAACCCGAGAAACCAGAGAATTTAATTTCTAAGGATAAAATGGTAGATGTTTTAATTGATATCAAATTGCTTACATCTGCTAATAATAAGTATAGAAAAATATTAAAGGATTCAGGTATTAATCATAATACATATGTTTTTGACAAGCATCATATTGATAGTTTACAGTTTGCTTTAAGTAACGAATATTATGCATTTCATATAAAAGAATACCAAGAAATTTATGAAAAAATTAAAGACAGTTTAGAGCGTCTTAAAAAGATTTATAAAGATTTAGAATTAAAGGAAGAAAAGGAGAAAATAGTAAAGGACTCTCTGGAAGCTTTAATGAAAGTGAAAGCTTTAGATTCTATAAAAAATATAAAAATTAAAGACTCTTTAAAGTTAATAATGAAAAAGGATACTTTAACCGAAATTCTTTTGAAAAAGAAAATTAAAGAAGAAGGACAACTTATTTCGCCTGTTTCAAGTACAGACTCCCAATCTCAGTAA
- a CDS encoding NAD-dependent epimerase/dehydratase family protein — protein MILVTGSTGLVGAHLLYKLASNNENVKAIYRSSHKLENVKNVFSTYTKDYELLFNSIEWIQADILDIPLLSEAFKNVSYVYHCAAFVSFEPDKYQLLRQTNIEGTANIVNLCISNDITKLCYVSSVATIGNTLNKEPITEKTEWNPEVDNSVYAITKYGAEMEVWRGTQEGLNTVIVNPGVILGAGIWRYGSGSLFKKAHKGLKHYTSGTIGLISIDDVISIMIQLLKSDIVNERFILVAENWTYKQFLQTLAKSVDANIPEKLASKRLLKVAWKLDWLKSKVTGKRRQLTKQIAYSLSSKKNYSSNKIETTLNYTYKDVNKSITEIGSLYLKQAK, from the coding sequence ATGATTTTAGTAACAGGAAGTACAGGTTTAGTTGGCGCACATTTACTTTATAAATTAGCTAGTAATAATGAAAACGTTAAAGCTATTTATAGAAGTTCTCATAAATTAGAAAACGTAAAAAATGTATTTTCTACTTATACCAAAGATTATGAGCTCCTTTTTAATTCTATTGAATGGATACAAGCGGATATTCTAGATATTCCTTTATTATCTGAAGCTTTTAAAAATGTGTCTTATGTTTATCATTGTGCTGCCTTTGTATCATTTGAGCCAGATAAATACCAACTTTTAAGACAAACTAATATTGAAGGCACTGCTAATATTGTAAATCTTTGTATTTCAAACGACATTACAAAACTTTGTTATGTAAGCTCTGTAGCAACAATAGGAAACACTTTAAACAAAGAGCCAATTACCGAAAAAACAGAATGGAATCCAGAAGTAGACAATAGTGTTTATGCAATTACAAAATATGGTGCCGAAATGGAAGTCTGGAGAGGTACGCAAGAGGGTCTTAATACTGTTATTGTAAATCCAGGTGTTATTTTAGGAGCAGGTATTTGGCGTTACGGAAGTGGCAGTCTGTTTAAAAAAGCACATAAAGGTTTAAAACATTATACATCGGGAACTATCGGACTTATTTCTATTGACGACGTTATTAGTATCATGATACAACTTTTAAAAAGTGATATTGTAAATGAACGCTTTATATTAGTTGCCGAAAACTGGACATACAAGCAGTTTTTACAAACCTTAGCAAAATCTGTTGACGCTAATATTCCTGAGAAACTAGCATCAAAAAGATTGTTAAAAGTAGCTTGGAAATTAGATTGGTTAAAAAGTAAAGTAACAGGTAAACGCAGACAGCTAACCAAGCAAATTGCGTATTCATTATCATCTAAAAAAAACTATAGTAGCAATAAAATAGAAACAACTCTTAACTATACGTATAAAGACGTTAACAAAAGTATTACTGAGATTGGGAGTCTGTACTTGAAACAGGCGAAATAA
- a CDS encoding acyl transferase, with amino-acid sequence MIDQNSIFNIKTQTQFNNLALEVFNYQFKNNKVYRSFCDLLYKHPSDVKTIEDIPFLPIQFFKTKNILSSKASIQTTFTSSGTTGSSTSKHHITDLDIYKQSFTKGFKQFYGNIDDYVILALLPSYLERKGSSLIYMVDDLIKQSKQPESGFYLNNISELKDKLIKLDHEGKKVLLIGVSFALLDLVETYTFNLKSTIIMETGGMKGRRKELIRNELHKQLKQGFGVETIHSEYGMTELLSQAYSNGNGVFKCPNWMRILTRDTEDALTINPSEKAGGINVIDLANINSCSFIATQDLGRVNKNGEFEVIGRFDNSDIRGCNLMVL; translated from the coding sequence ATGATAGATCAAAATTCCATATTTAATATTAAGACACAAACCCAATTTAACAATTTGGCACTTGAAGTCTTTAACTATCAGTTTAAAAACAACAAAGTATACAGGTCATTCTGTGATTTATTATACAAACACCCCAGCGATGTTAAAACTATTGAGGACATCCCTTTTTTGCCCATTCAATTCTTTAAAACCAAAAACATCTTAAGTTCAAAAGCATCTATACAAACAACTTTTACTAGCTCGGGCACTACAGGAAGTTCTACAAGCAAACACCATATAACCGATTTAGACATATATAAACAAAGCTTTACCAAAGGCTTTAAACAGTTTTATGGCAACATAGACGATTATGTTATTCTTGCCTTATTACCTTCTTATTTAGAACGAAAAGGGTCGTCGTTAATTTATATGGTAGACGATTTAATTAAACAATCTAAACAACCTGAAAGTGGGTTCTATTTAAATAATATTTCTGAATTAAAGGATAAACTTATCAAGCTTGATCATGAAGGTAAAAAAGTGCTTTTAATTGGTGTTTCTTTTGCTTTATTAGATTTAGTTGAAACTTATACATTCAACTTAAAAAGCACCATTATTATGGAAACTGGTGGTATGAAAGGACGAAGAAAAGAATTAATAAGAAATGAATTACACAAACAACTAAAACAGGGGTTCGGCGTTGAAACTATACATAGTGAATATGGCATGACCGAACTTTTAAGTCAGGCATATTCTAATGGAAATGGTGTTTTTAAATGCCCGAATTGGATGCGTATATTAACTAGAGATACTGAAGATGCTTTAACTATCAATCCTTCTGAAAAAGCTGGTGGTATTAATGTTATTGATTTAGCTAATATTAATTCGTGTTCGTTTATTGCTACACAAGACTTAGGTCGTGTAAATAAAAATGGAGAATTTGAAGTTATTGGTCGTTTTGATAATTCAGATATTCGTGGATGTAATTTGATGGTCTTGTAA
- a CDS encoding DUF4271 domain-containing protein: MIRDVSSNELFTILILFGIAIIAVAKLVAPKRFEDFLYVIGNFKYLKIYSREQKFFDNFDALLFINLIISVSIFSFIIYQHITGIQNVSINLIFKLTIGIGSFILIKVLIERLIGSIFEIDKIIDAYLFQKISYKNYLGLVLLPLNALLLFSFKNSLSLVYIIITLILIVNIIGLITSIKTHLNLIKGNFFYFILYLCALEITPYIILYKVFIDR; the protein is encoded by the coding sequence ATGATTCGCGATGTATCTTCAAATGAATTATTTACCATTTTAATCCTTTTTGGTATTGCTATAATAGCAGTAGCAAAGTTAGTGGCGCCTAAGCGTTTTGAAGATTTTCTTTATGTTATAGGAAACTTTAAGTATCTTAAAATATATTCTAGAGAACAAAAATTCTTTGACAACTTTGATGCTTTATTGTTTATAAATTTAATTATTTCAGTATCTATTTTTAGTTTTATTATATATCAGCATATTACAGGAATTCAAAATGTTTCAATTAACCTTATTTTTAAGCTAACTATTGGTATTGGATCTTTTATTTTAATAAAAGTACTTATTGAACGCTTAATAGGTAGCATTTTTGAAATTGATAAAATTATAGATGCATATCTTTTTCAAAAGATTAGTTATAAAAACTATCTAGGCCTTGTATTACTGCCACTAAACGCTCTTTTACTATTTAGTTTTAAAAATTCGTTAAGTTTAGTTTATATAATTATTACCCTAATTTTGATTGTAAACATAATCGGACTTATTACGTCAATTAAAACACATCTAAATTTAATAAAGGGCAACTTTTTTTATTTTATTTTGTATCTTTGCGCTCTCGAAATTACACCTTACATCATTTTATACAAGGTGTTTATTGACAGATAA
- a CDS encoding polyprenol monophosphomannose synthase, giving the protein MQDTVVIIPTYNEIENIEAIIRAVLSKSNAIHVLIVDDNSPDLTALKVKELQKVFEDRLFLEVRNEKSGLGTAYIHGFKWCLNKKYQYIFEMDADFSHDPNDLQKLYNACHIEGADLSIGSRYVTGVNVVNWPMNRVLMSYLASKYVRIITGMKIHDTTAGFVCYKRNVLETIDLNAIKFIGYAFQIEMKFKAYLKKFKIKEVPVIFTDRTRGESKLSSGIISEAIFGVVSMKLKSLFTK; this is encoded by the coding sequence ATGCAAGATACAGTAGTTATCATTCCAACATATAACGAAATAGAAAATATTGAAGCAATTATTAGAGCTGTATTATCTAAATCGAACGCTATTCACGTTTTAATTGTTGATGATAATTCACCAGATTTAACTGCTTTAAAAGTAAAAGAACTTCAAAAAGTTTTTGAGGATAGATTATTTTTAGAAGTACGTAATGAGAAATCAGGATTAGGAACGGCTTATATTCATGGGTTTAAATGGTGTTTGAATAAAAAGTATCAATATATTTTTGAAATGGATGCCGATTTTTCTCATGATCCAAATGATTTACAGAAATTATATAATGCTTGTCATATTGAGGGTGCAGATTTATCTATAGGTTCTCGATATGTTACCGGCGTTAATGTTGTTAATTGGCCAATGAATCGTGTTTTAATGTCTTATTTGGCTTCAAAATATGTGCGTATCATTACAGGTATGAAAATTCATGATACCACTGCAGGTTTTGTTTGTTATAAACGAAATGTATTAGAAACCATAGATTTAAATGCAATTAAGTTTATTGGCTATGCGTTTCAAATAGAAATGAAGTTTAAAGCCTATTTAAAAAAGTTTAAGATTAAAGAAGTACCAGTTATATTTACAGATAGAACGCGAGGAGAGTCTAAATTAAGTTCAGGTATAATTTCAGAAGCTATTTTTGGAGTGGTATCAATGAAACTTAAAAGTCTTTTTACAAAGTAG
- a CDS encoding DUF423 domain-containing protein: protein MNKTILITASILGLISIILGAFGAHALKELITVEAQKTFETGVRYQMYHALLLLFIGNVSNVQVKNKKILFYFVLFGVILFSGSIYGLATNSLSSFDFKTIGFITPIGGLFLIIAWGLLFVNLLKMKPKNDIF, encoded by the coding sequence ATGAATAAAACTATCTTGATTACGGCATCCATTTTAGGTTTAATAAGCATTATTTTAGGTGCTTTTGGTGCGCATGCTTTAAAAGAATTAATAACAGTTGAAGCACAAAAAACTTTTGAAACAGGGGTGCGTTATCAAATGTATCATGCGTTGTTACTATTATTTATAGGAAATGTCTCGAATGTACAGGTAAAGAATAAAAAAATCCTATTCTATTTTGTGTTGTTCGGTGTTATTTTGTTTTCAGGTTCAATTTATGGTTTAGCAACGAATAGCTTATCAAGTTTCGATTTTAAAACTATAGGTTTTATTACTCCAATAGGAGGTTTGTTTTTAATTATCGCTTGGGGGTTGCTTTTTGTTAATTTGTTAAAAATGAAACCTAAAAATGATATTTTTTAA
- the tyrS gene encoding tyrosine--tRNA ligase, whose product MIKNFVEELTWRGMIHTVMPGAEEHLMESMRSAYVGFDPTADSLHIGNLVPIMLLAHYQRCGHRPVALVGGATGMIGDPSGKSNERNLLDEKTLRHNQEAIKGQLAHFLDFESDAQNAAILVNNYDWMKDFSFLEFIRDVGKHITVNYMMAKDSVKNRISSESSEGMSFTEFTYQLVQGYDFLHLYKEKNCTIQMGGSDQWGNITTGTELIRRVGGGKGFAITCPLITKSDGSKFGKSEGGNVWLDANRTSPYKFYQYWLNSSDEDAEKYIKIFTFLEKEAIKSLIEAHKEAPHLRVLQKRLAEEITVMVHSKEDLDNAIKASAILFGKSTSDDLKQLNEQTFLDVFDGVPQTEIVQSDIENGLDIIAALAEKGGFLKSNGEARRALKENSISVNKEKVKEDYSITAKDLINNKFVLLQRGKKNYFVLRLV is encoded by the coding sequence ATGATAAAGAATTTTGTTGAAGAATTAACTTGGAGAGGCATGATACATACTGTAATGCCTGGAGCAGAAGAACACTTAATGGAAAGCATGCGAAGTGCTTATGTAGGTTTTGATCCTACAGCAGATTCTTTACACATTGGAAATTTAGTCCCTATTATGCTATTAGCACATTATCAACGTTGTGGACACAGACCTGTTGCTTTGGTTGGTGGTGCTACGGGAATGATTGGAGATCCATCAGGGAAATCTAACGAGCGTAATTTGTTAGATGAAAAAACCTTACGTCATAATCAAGAAGCAATAAAGGGACAATTGGCACATTTTTTAGATTTTGAAAGTGATGCCCAAAATGCTGCAATTTTAGTGAATAATTACGATTGGATGAAAGATTTTTCATTTCTAGAATTTATTCGTGATGTAGGTAAGCACATTACAGTAAACTATATGATGGCGAAAGATTCTGTTAAAAATAGAATTTCATCAGAATCTTCAGAAGGCATGAGTTTTACAGAATTCACCTATCAGCTTGTTCAAGGTTATGACTTTCTTCATTTATATAAAGAAAAAAATTGCACCATACAAATGGGAGGAAGCGACCAGTGGGGTAATATTACAACAGGAACAGAACTCATTAGAAGAGTTGGTGGAGGAAAAGGATTTGCTATTACGTGTCCTTTAATTACAAAATCTGATGGTTCTAAATTTGGAAAATCTGAAGGTGGTAATGTATGGTTAGATGCTAATAGAACATCACCTTATAAATTTTATCAATATTGGTTAAATTCAAGTGATGAAGATGCCGAAAAGTATATTAAAATATTTACTTTTTTAGAAAAAGAAGCTATAAAATCTTTAATTGAAGCACATAAAGAAGCGCCGCATTTACGTGTTTTACAGAAGCGTTTAGCTGAAGAAATTACGGTTATGGTGCATTCTAAAGAAGATTTAGATAATGCTATTAAAGCGAGTGCAATACTTTTCGGGAAATCGACTAGTGATGATTTAAAACAGCTTAATGAACAAACATTTTTAGATGTTTTTGATGGTGTGCCACAAACTGAAATTGTGCAGTCTGATATTGAAAACGGACTGGATATTATTGCAGCTTTGGCAGAAAAAGGAGGTTTTTTAAAATCTAATGGAGAAGCAAGACGTGCATTAAAGGAAAACTCTATTTCGGTTAATAAAGAAAAGGTAAAAGAAGATTATAGTATTACCGCTAAAGATTTAATAAATAACAAATTTGTATTGTTACAACGTGGCAAGAAAAACTATTTTGTTTTACGTTTAGTATAA
- a CDS encoding uroporphyrinogen-III synthase gives MKVKTILVSQPEPKIENSPYFDLQEKQKVKIDFRPFIHVEGVSAKDIRQQKVDLNNYTAIILTSRNAVDHFFRIAEEMRFKVPDSLKYFCQSEAVAYYLQKYVVYRKRKIYVGKRTFSELSPLIKKYKDEKFLLPNTDKVKPEVPSTLDALGVDWKQATFYKTVVSDLSDLANVSYDVLVFFSPSGIESLFQNFPDFKQNETRIAVFGNTTIKAVEEKGLRVDIAAPTPETPSMTMALQKYIEKANKGK, from the coding sequence ATGAAAGTGAAAACCATTTTAGTATCTCAACCTGAACCTAAAATTGAGAACTCGCCCTATTTCGATTTACAAGAAAAACAAAAGGTAAAAATAGATTTCAGACCCTTTATTCATGTTGAAGGTGTTTCTGCTAAAGATATCAGGCAGCAAAAAGTAGATTTAAACAATTACACTGCTATTATTTTAACGAGTAGAAATGCTGTGGATCATTTTTTTAGAATTGCTGAAGAAATGCGCTTTAAAGTTCCAGATAGCTTGAAATATTTCTGTCAATCTGAAGCAGTTGCTTATTATTTACAAAAATATGTGGTTTATAGAAAGCGTAAAATTTATGTTGGAAAACGTACATTTTCAGAACTTTCACCATTAATAAAGAAATACAAAGACGAAAAATTCTTATTACCAAACACAGATAAAGTAAAACCAGAAGTTCCTAGTACTCTTGATGCATTAGGAGTAGATTGGAAACAAGCTACTTTTTACAAAACAGTAGTAAGTGACTTATCTGATTTAGCAAATGTTTCCTATGATGTATTAGTGTTTTTTAGTCCATCTGGAATAGAGTCGTTATTTCAAAATTTTCCTGATTTCAAACAAAATGAAACCAGAATTGCTGTTTTTGGAAACACAACCATTAAAGCTGTTGAAGAAAAAGGATTGCGTGTAGATATTGCTGCACCAACTCCAGAAACACCTTCAATGACTATGGCTTTACAAAAATATATTGAAAAGGCTAATAAAGGAAAATAG